One part of the Gossypium raimondii isolate GPD5lz chromosome 1, ASM2569854v1, whole genome shotgun sequence genome encodes these proteins:
- the LOC105786450 gene encoding zinc finger CCCH domain-containing protein 11 — MPPKQASKADLAKKQKIIEDKTFGLKNKNKSKNVQKYVQNLKQSVQPKPDPSKTAQKKKKEEEKAKEKELNDLFKIAVTQPKVPVGVDPKSVLCEFYKAGQCVKGFKCKFSHDLNVQRKGEKIDIYSDKRDQETMEDWDQATLEKVVESKGKEYQQNKPTDIVCKYFLEAVEKKQYGWFWVCPNGGKDCHYRHALPPGYVLKSQMKALIEEESEKTPIEDEIENQRAKVKTSTPMTPELFMEWKKKKIAERDDGLAAQRAERAKNDRMSGRELFMSDASLFVDDAEAYEKYQREEESDAPENKANSDSAAPTGPSTAGVPDDDDDELDIDELNELEASLSKTSIQIQEPSAET; from the exons ATGCCGCCCAAGCAAGCCTCGAAAGCAGATTTAGCGAAGAAGCAGAAGATCATAGAGGACAAGACCTTCGGTCTTAAGAACAAGAATAAGAGCaaaaatgttcaaaaatatGTCCAAAATCTTAAGCAATCCGTACAACCGAAACCCGATCCGAGTAAAACTGCTCAAAAG aaaaagaaagaggaagagAAGGCCAAAGAGAAGGAGCTGAATGACTTGTTTAAGATTGCTGTTACTCAACCCAAAGTGCCTGTTG GTGTTGATCCCAAGTCAGTATTGTGTGAATTCTATAAAGCCGGACAGTGTGTCAAAGGTTTTAAATGCAAGTTCTCACATGACCTGAATGTGCAGAGGAAAGGCGAGAAAATTGACATTTACAGTGATAAGCGTGACCAAG AAACAATGGAGGACTGGGATCAAGCAACATTGGAGAAGGTTGTGGAGTCAAAGGGGAAGGAGTATCAGCAGAACAAGCCTACTGATATT GTTTGTAAATACTTTTTAGAAGCTGTGGAAAAGAAACAATATGGTTGGTTTTGGGTTTGCCCAAACGGTGGTAAAGATTGTCATTACAGGCATGCTCTTCCGCCAGGATATGTCCTAAAGTCACAGATGAAGGCTCTGATAGAGGAAGAGAGTGAAAAAACACCAATCGAGGATGAGATCGAAAATCAG CGTGCCAAAGTAAAAACTTCAACACCTATGACTCCTGAGCTATTTATGgaatggaagaagaagaagattgcAGAAAGAGATGACGGTTTGGCTGCACAGAGAGCAGAAAGGGCCAAGAATGACCGCATGAG TGGTCGTGAACTGTTTATGTCAGACGCTAGTTTATTTGTGGATGATGCTGAGGCATATGAGAAATACCAAAGAGAGGAAGAATCTGATGCTCCAGAAAATAAG GCCAATAGTGATTCAGCAGCTCCTACTGGACCAAGTACCGCCGGTGTTCCAGATGATGATGACGATGAATTGGACATCGATGAATTAAATGAACTAGAAGCAAGCTTATCGAAAACATCAATTCAAATTCAGGAGCCTTCTGCAGAAACTTAA
- the LOC105786449 gene encoding probable serine/threonine-protein kinase PBL7 isoform X2, with product MATKNFSSECLLGEGGFGRVYKGRLESINQIVAIKQLDRNGLQGNREFLVEVLMLSLLHHPNLVNLTGYCADGDQRLLVYEYMPLGSLEDHLHDISPSKKRLDWSTRMKIAAGAAKGLEYLHDKASPPVIYRDLKCSNILLAEGYFPKLSDFGLAKLGPVGDNTHVSTRVMGTYGYCAPEYAMTGQLTVKSDVYSFGVVLLEIITGRKAIDNSKASGEQNLVAWARPLFKDRKMFSQMADPMLQGQYPPRGLFQALAVAAMCVQEQPNMRPLIADVVTALTYLASQKFKPDTQPIQGSRLMPGTPPRTKRDRDKKLNGGNSSERDRTRRLS from the exons ATGGCAACTAAGAATTTTAGTTCAGAGTGCCTTTTGGGAGAAGGAGGTTTTGGTCGAGTGTACAAAGGGCGTTTGGAGAGCATAAATCAG ATTGTTGCTATAAAGCAACTTGATAGAAATGGGTTGCAAGGAAACAGGGAATTCCTTGTTGAGGTTCTAATGCTAAGCCTTCTTCATCATCCAAACCTTGTTAATCTCACTGGATACTGTGCTGATGGAGATCAAAGGCTTCTGGTTTACGAATATATGCCTTTAGGTTCTCTTGAAGACCATTTACATg ACATTTCACCTAGTAAGAAAAGACTTGATTGGAGTACAAGAATGAAAATAGCTGCTGGGGCTGCAAAGGGATTGGAGTATTTGCATGATAAAGCAAGTCCCCCAGTTATATACAGAGATTTGAAATGCTCCAACATTTTACTTGCTGAAGGGTATTTTCCCAAGTTATCTGATTTTGGCTTGGCCAAGCTTGGACCTGTTGGAGATAACACCCATGTATCTACAAGGGTTATGGGAACTTATGGATATTGTGCCCCGGAGTATGCAATGACTGGTCAGTTAACTGTGAAATCTGATGTTTATAGCTTTGGAGTTGTTCTTCTAGAAATCATAACCGGGAGGAAAGCCATTGATAATTCTAAAGCTTCTGGGGAACAGAATCTAGTTGCATGG GCAAGGCCATTATTCAAAGACAGAAAAATGTTCTCTCAAATGGCTGATCCAATGCTCCAAGGTCAATATCCTCCAAGGGGTTTATTCCAAGCACTTGCAGTGGCAGCAATGTGTGTTCAAGAGCAACCAAATATGAGACCTCTCATTGCTGATGTAGTCACAGCTTTGACTTACCTTGCTTCTCAAAAATTCAAACCAGATACACAGCCAATACAAGGTTCTCGCTTGATGCCTGGTACTCCACCTCGGACAAAGAGAGACAGAGATAAGAAGCTCAATGGTGGCAACAGTTCCGAAAGGGATCGGACAAGGAGGTTAAGTTGA
- the LOC105786448 gene encoding 60S ribosomal protein L4: MAAAARPLVSVQNLESDMATDATPTVPLADVMKASIRPDLVTFVHDNISKNSRQPYAVSKKAGHQTSAESWGTGRAVSRIPRVPGGGTHRAGQGAFGNMCRGGRMFAPTKIWRRWHRKINVNQKRYAVASAIAASAVPSLVMARGHRIESVPEMPLVISDSVESVEKTSAAIKVLKQVGAYPDVEKAKDSQGIRPGKGKMRNRRYISRKGPLIVYGTEGSKLVKAFRNIPGVEVANVERLNLLKLAPGGHLGRFIIWTKSAYEKLDSVYGSFEKPSEKKKRYVLPRSKMVNADLGRIINSDEVQSVVKPIKKEIKRAPLKKNPLKNLNAMLKLNPYAKTARRMSLLAEAQRVKAKKEKLDKKRKPISKEEATAIKSAGKAWYQTMISDSDYTEFENFSKWLGVSQ; this comes from the exons atgGCGGCCGCCGCCCGTCCTCTGGTCTCCGTTCAAAACCTAGAATCCGATATGGCCACTGACGCTACCCCCACTGTTCCCCTGGCCGATGTTATGAAAGCCTCTATCCGACCGGACCTTGTCACCTTCGTCCACGACAACATCTCCAAAAACAGCCGCCAACCCTACGCCGTCTCCAAAAAAGCCGGTCACCAAACCTCCGCCGAGTCCTGGGGAACTGGACGTGCCGTCTCGCGTATCCCTCGTGTTCCGGGCGGTGGTACTCACCGTGCCGGTCAAGGTGCTTTCGGAAACATGTGTCGTGGTGGTCGTATGTTTGCTCCGACCAAGATCTGGCGCCGTTGGCACAGGAAAATCAACGTTAACCAGAAGCGTTATGCTGTTGCTTCCGCCATTGCTGCTTCTGCTGTCCCATCCCTCGTCATGGCACGTGGTCACCGCATCGAATCTGTACCGGAGATGCCTTTGGTTATATCAGACTCCGTGGAGAGCGTGGAGAAAACCTCGGCTGCAATTAAGGTTTTGAAACAGGTCGGAGCATATCCGGATGTCGAAAAGGCTAAGGACAGTCAAGGAATCCGACCCGGGAAAGGGAAAATGAGGAACCGGAGGTACATTTCTCGTAAAGGTCCTTTGATTGTTTATGGAACCGAGGGGTCAAAGCTCGTTAAGGCCTTTAGGAACATTCCTGGAGTTGAGGTTGCCAATGTGGAGAGGCTTAATCTTTTGAAACTCGCCCCTGGTGGACACCTTGGGCGGTTCATTATTTGGACCAAATCAGCTTACGAGAAGCTTGACTCAGTTTATGGATCATTCGAGAAGCCATCGGAGAAGAAGAAACGGTATGTTTTGCCTCGTTCTAAGATGGTGAATGCTGATTTGGGTAGGATCATTAACTCCGATGAGGTACAATCAGTGGTGAAGCCTATTAAGAAGGAGATCAAGAGGGCACCTTTGAAGAAGAATCCATTGAAGAACTTGAATGCTATGCTGAAGTTGAACCCTTATGCTAAGACTGCTAGGAGGATGTCTCTTTTGGCTGAGGCACAACGCGTTAAGGCTAAGAAGGAGAAGCTTGACAAGAAGAGGAAGCCCATTTCTAAG GAGGAGGCAACCGCAATCAAGTCGGCAGGCAAAGCGTGGTATCAAACTATGATCTCAGACAGTGATTACACCGAGTTCGAGAACTTCTCAAAATGGTTGGGCGTATCTCAGTAA
- the LOC105786449 gene encoding probable serine/threonine-protein kinase PBL7 isoform X1, whose amino-acid sequence MGWLPCSGKSNTKANKSKKKKKMEEMALDRLKPTSEKSKTDSSSSGETSNRGGSEHIAAQTFPFRELAMATKNFSSECLLGEGGFGRVYKGRLESINQIVAIKQLDRNGLQGNREFLVEVLMLSLLHHPNLVNLTGYCADGDQRLLVYEYMPLGSLEDHLHDISPSKKRLDWSTRMKIAAGAAKGLEYLHDKASPPVIYRDLKCSNILLAEGYFPKLSDFGLAKLGPVGDNTHVSTRVMGTYGYCAPEYAMTGQLTVKSDVYSFGVVLLEIITGRKAIDNSKASGEQNLVAWARPLFKDRKMFSQMADPMLQGQYPPRGLFQALAVAAMCVQEQPNMRPLIADVVTALTYLASQKFKPDTQPIQGSRLMPGTPPRTKRDRDKKLNGGNSSERDRTRRLS is encoded by the exons ATGGGGTGGCTTCCTTGTTCTGGGAAATCAAATACCAAAGCTAATAAatccaagaaaaagaaaaaaatggaagagATGGCACTTGATCGGCTCAAACCCACTTCAG AAAAATCGAAAACGGATTCATCGTCAAGTGGGGAGACGTCAAACAGAGGAGGAAGTGAACATATTGCTGCACAGACTTTTCCGTTTCGTGAATTGGCAATGGCAACTAAGAATTTTAGTTCAGAGTGCCTTTTGGGAGAAGGAGGTTTTGGTCGAGTGTACAAAGGGCGTTTGGAGAGCATAAATCAG ATTGTTGCTATAAAGCAACTTGATAGAAATGGGTTGCAAGGAAACAGGGAATTCCTTGTTGAGGTTCTAATGCTAAGCCTTCTTCATCATCCAAACCTTGTTAATCTCACTGGATACTGTGCTGATGGAGATCAAAGGCTTCTGGTTTACGAATATATGCCTTTAGGTTCTCTTGAAGACCATTTACATg ACATTTCACCTAGTAAGAAAAGACTTGATTGGAGTACAAGAATGAAAATAGCTGCTGGGGCTGCAAAGGGATTGGAGTATTTGCATGATAAAGCAAGTCCCCCAGTTATATACAGAGATTTGAAATGCTCCAACATTTTACTTGCTGAAGGGTATTTTCCCAAGTTATCTGATTTTGGCTTGGCCAAGCTTGGACCTGTTGGAGATAACACCCATGTATCTACAAGGGTTATGGGAACTTATGGATATTGTGCCCCGGAGTATGCAATGACTGGTCAGTTAACTGTGAAATCTGATGTTTATAGCTTTGGAGTTGTTCTTCTAGAAATCATAACCGGGAGGAAAGCCATTGATAATTCTAAAGCTTCTGGGGAACAGAATCTAGTTGCATGG GCAAGGCCATTATTCAAAGACAGAAAAATGTTCTCTCAAATGGCTGATCCAATGCTCCAAGGTCAATATCCTCCAAGGGGTTTATTCCAAGCACTTGCAGTGGCAGCAATGTGTGTTCAAGAGCAACCAAATATGAGACCTCTCATTGCTGATGTAGTCACAGCTTTGACTTACCTTGCTTCTCAAAAATTCAAACCAGATACACAGCCAATACAAGGTTCTCGCTTGATGCCTGGTACTCCACCTCGGACAAAGAGAGACAGAGATAAGAAGCTCAATGGTGGCAACAGTTCCGAAAGGGATCGGACAAGGAGGTTAAGTTGA